ATATCTCAAGCATATCAAGAGAGTGAACCATCTCTGGCTAATCTGTGCTAGTCATCCAACTATCATCCAACACATATATCTCAGGCTCATCATGAAGAAAACCATGTCAATCAAAGCTCCCATCTGAGAAAAACTAACGTCCTCTATAAGAACTCTCATCTGATAAACTTTGACTCATAATCCACTAAACTCATCATATGTACGAAGTCATCCTCAACAATGTCACTGGCTAACTGGGTGGTGGGGGTGGGTGGTAATGAATCATACGACATCTCATCCTGAACTGGATACTATCTATCTCACTGTCCATCAATCATCTGGCTCAAACCTGCTAATGCATCTTGAATAGAGTCATAGTGACTATAAGTCGATCAACTGTATCATGCTGAGGATCCATACCTGACTGCTTTGAAACCTTGACCAATCTATCTCCAACTCTAATATAAAGAGTCGAATCCAAACTGAAGCGAATAACATTCCTATAAGGTACAAAGGCACGGAAAGAGAAATGACATGAAGGAAGCTCAGAAGAGGTGGAAACACACTAATCACAATGCAGAAAGGTGGCCCAACTGAGACTCAAACATGTACTAATCTCTGAGCACACCAAAAGGAGACCATGAAGAGGATAACTGAACccaattgtgaccaaggcagctctgaaggtccacagatgcacccacgtgtaggaatgaaatcttaattgggtctaggctaacctacaaggttgaggtggctctataagataaGATGGGTGgattaaaggatccctagcagaagcgatcgtaccctccggcggtacgcaaccctctgcacgcctccaaggagacggggtgcttccatgcaaggtggtcatcacctccacacatgcatttcctcgcgttcccagggggtttcttaaaggtgaaggctctcccatctctcaacactcatggataatctaaagtgcacaatgaaggatgtgggtgcatccgaaaaaacctaagatctaaagtgagatagtgaacgaagacaagcaatcatacgaacatgcaagagaaagggttgtcatgcaacaagcagtcatgcgaaacagataaatatcaaacaatcaaagtcctatctagcatatgtgagagtgaatcatgctaaagtgagcaagcaatcaagtgatcattcaaggcaatcaaacatgttaggACAACACACCGAAGAGGCAAGCAAATTGAATCACTTTACCTAGAAAAATGGGGTACCCTCTAATagaccaattaaacgccacattttccataactagtgttcaagcttgatcctcaaaatccccagtggagtcgccaatttgtggacccgcatttttcacgtgcgtccccactcaatcggcgagactcgctttttatttgtgaaaaattaattttaaaaaagttggagtcgccacttattttatttttatttttgaagggaaaataaaacaagaaataaaaccctaaaaaaaatgactccataatttttggaaaagcgtgtctttgaaaacccaagtcttggtccggggatcaggttacttattgggaaggtacctctaggaggtagcacccctctaagccctaaagaggtctctactgactaagttaagggaagcgtggccattaatcagttaattatggatacctaagcaGACTAGGTGATTTtgaatattgcatgcctaacaagaaaaccaacCACAAGAGAGAGTCGAAGTGCATACCTGAatggcttctcaagcgctatcatgaaacataagagattagtttggaaatatgacacaacatttgttttatctaagcaaatcaagcatatatCAAAACACCCAAATATCACATCATGTATGGATATAGTCATCAATAACACATGTGTCCATGgaattctcaaaaataggtgtgaaggagcgtacctggatagcaagctaaaaCGCCACCATGGGAAACAAGATTGCTTAATAATAGGTGCATAATAATCTCACGTATCTCAAAGAGAAAGCACAATTAATCAAATGTCAAACAAACACTATTGAAGAggatatcatgaatgtcgggcccccaccaaagccctaatcaatttcgcatgagttgattccataaattccatgacttGGAGTTATGGaatttgttcatgcttgttgaaaatcgagaaaaccatgaaaaataaaagaaaatagtgaaaatgcatgcctgAAGGAAAGTGGCAGCAAAAGATCAttgaaatctaaattttatgCCTAGAAATCTCTAAGGATGGAATTTGAAGAAAACTGAAAttgttttaatgaaaaagattttgaaatccaaatttaaaatgtataagatcacaaaaaaagaagaagaagaatcatTGGGAGTATGATGTGTGGCAAGGTGACCAAGAGGGAGTAGAGCTTGGGAATTATGGATAGAAGAAGCCAATTCACCATGAAGGTGTTTAGTTGTCAAATGCTTCAATCAAAAAGGCAACTTGATTTGTAAACTCGACTGGATTTTCCCAACAGGGGTTAAATACTGAACAGAAGGTCCATAATTCCCAATTTTCTGCATTGACAAGCTTTTTGCATTCCAAATTAAATTCTCACTGCCAAGGTTTCATCACTTCTCTTTCTCAAGTTTCACACTTTCTTTCTTAGCAAGACCAGCAAACTCATCATATATAATAGTTTTACTAATAGACCTCTGATTGCAGATATCATCCAAATTATCCTCCTTTAGTTCACTAACCTGAGGACTTCTCTGTCCACGGTTCACAAGAACTTCCACCCCCACTTCCATAAATTCAGATTTAATTGACATACTTAATCATCACCATGTCGATCTTCTTGGCGTTGTACATCCTATGGAACATGAGATTCAATGATTACGGGAACCAATACTGCAGAGCTCtcattttcagcaaaaagaGACTTGGAAGGTCACTCTGTTCTCATGTGTTTTGATAAAGGCTGCAGGTCTTCTGAGGTTTGACACCTTGGTATGCAGGTAATGGGGGAATGAACATTGTAGCAGATTACATCTATCCATATGCTTCCACAACTTTTGAACAGTAGTGCAATCTTGACATTTTCCTTCCCGGTTGTACAAAGAGCATATTGCAAGAACGGAGGTTGCTTCTTTTGATTCTTAAAGTGCTGTTCCTAGTTTGTGTTTGCTGATTTACGGGTGGCGTAAATTTTGAGACATGGATGAACACTCATATTGTGTTCTAGATGATAGAGAGTGCAACTAAGCACCTCTAGGATGGTCTTCATAAGGGTTCTACTGGGATTGATTTTGCAACTCGGAAAGTTAAAACTGGTCAGAAACTTGTGAACTCAAAATTTCGTTATGGTGCTCTCTTCCAGACTCAACCCTTACTTGACTGCTTAGATCACATGTCTGCTGAAGCTGACCAGAGGCGTCGTTCTTTATCAAAAGCTGGTGCTGCTGACTTAGTGGCTTCTTTTCTGATTGACTGACTGACCGGTGATGGCTTCATATGTACAGCTTGTTGTGCATTGTGCAAATTCGACTAGCTGAGTGTCAAAGTAGAGTTGGCTTTGGATATCTACTGCAAGCTAATTGGATTCAAATTCCTGCATATTCATCATTGATTCAGCTGGTGTTACAGTATTATAGGAGGTTGCAGATCTTGAAGGATTAGCAGCGTTCATCCCATATCCATCGCCTTGAATGAGGGGTTGCTGATGTTGATCAGACTACTGTTGCAAAGGTTTGGATGAATTATCATACAGCGTGTCAGTCAGTCAGCCATCAGAAGTGTTGGGTCCCTTCGCCAGTTGCATATCGTTCCCAATATACCTACCATTTAAAGCTCCATCTGAAAAACCACAAGTTTTCTACTGCATATCCTGACTTAATTCCAATACCTCTTGAATTGCCAGTAGCTTTAGAGCCTTCACGTTGATGTTTACATATACAATTCTTGATGCCATCAATGAATACCTCATACTGTTTTCAGGACGAATACGGGCAAAGCCATACCGACAACAACAACCAGATTTTTGGGGTTCATAAAAATGAAACTGCAATTCATTTTTCTAGCGTTCCTCTTCTCTGATCAACCTCAAAGATTTTAACTGTGGAATAGCGTGATGCATTTGATTTGGCTGTAACTCGATTTTCGAGTTCTTGGCATGTGTCCATGgaattctcaaaaataggtgtgaaggagcgtacctggatagcaagctggACAATCTTGGTTGCAATTGCTCTTCTCCGTTTCCTCTGTTCTTCTCCCTCAAAAATTCTCCAATGCGTGCTGCTCCCCTAAGAATCTCCTCTATTTTATTCAAATGAATGGAgagattttctttctctctctctcagaaGGGACAAGAGCAGCAAAAACTTGAGAAATTACATGTTTAGTGCTAGGTGACATTACTTTTGCTAACTTCTAGAAATAACCCATTCAAAACAGAATCTTCAAGGAGGAAACTAATCTGCATGCTGAATGCTCCTCTCATAGCCTTCTATAATGAAAACATCTCGTCTAAGATATTCCAGATTAACTCGATACACAATCCCAGAAACAAGGGGAACATCAAACATGTTACAGAAAGCAGTGAATCCCCAATTAAAAGAAAGCAAATCTCTTTTTCGTTGTATGAGCAAGGCTGACTCTTTGTGTTGAAACCTTCCACAGGGCCAAGGAAAACGAAAATAAAGATTAAGCAACCTTGAAGATTCCAACATACAGATATTcggtgaagaagaaaaagattgcTCCTTTAGAGATAACATTTTATATCTCAGCGCATTTATGAATGACGCTGTGATCATTGGTGCCTTCTTTTCCCTCAATCAGATACTCAGCGGTGCCATTCTTGCTGGAATTAGAGAACGAGTTACGTTTTGGAGAAAGCTTGACGCCATAGACCAGAATCCACTGAACCTCACAAGAAGATAACCCCAATGAAGACAGTCTGACAAACTCCGGCGCTGGAAAACCAATATTACGAGAACACGAGAGAGAATGAAGCAGTCGTCTTTGGCTCTGATTCTCTCACTCTACTTCACCATGATGCTTTAGtttcagaatcaatttctagtTGGTATAAAGGACAATTTCTGAATTGATTTCCGTTGGATGAAACACCGGGTCCTCTCTATCCTTATCCTCTCCAAATTTCCACTCATATGAAACGTTTGTAGACAGCCACCAGGGAACCAGGAGGAATGATTCAAAACATGTATAGTGGAGAAACGAGGAAACGGGGAGAGAATAAACaggaataataaaaagaaaatcagatAAAGCCACGTCTCATGATTTTTCAATGGGCTCAGACTTGTGGGGAAGATCATGAACAGGTTTGAGGCAAACAAATAAGCAAtcaatatcaacaaaacaatttgtGGCCCTTTGCGTCCACACCAAACAACACTACATCAAATATTCTGAAACGAAAACACACGGAGAAATCGAACACGGGTAATAATTTCAAGAGTAACCAGCAACATACCTGGACAGCCTTGATTGCAATTAGTCTTTTCCCGCTTCGTCTGTGCTTTTCTCCAAAAATCCTCAGAAATCCTCCTCCAAGACTCCAATACGTCTCGTTCAATGCGTCCCCCCTTcctcaaatctcttttctcgCATAcatatatcacccctcaagacctaaatttgtttccaaaaaggaaaactctcctatttcctttcttcttttcttctttttttaaatcttccaatcaaaaagcaatcttcccaacttcaaattcccctccaaaaccttccaagaagagtcccaccttccttaaactccaatggtaagtttccttgcaaacacatgaaatttttgaagttaaataattgaatgaatagataagcaagtaaataaattaggaaacggtaaaaataaaataaaataaaataaaataaaaataaaccaatagACAAAAGTCgagcccaaaagccatgtaaccatgcaagtcatacaagtcacgctaaaaatgtccaaatgggccaagtgtgcctaaacggcctatgatgagactaagtgggcctagggtggtgcctaatgggtcaagtgtatctaaaagctatcccagaaaagcaagaaaagcctaagtctaagttagggctaccaagggtcacaataagggatcaaataatccctcaaccaaagtctccgaggtgactcagaaaaaggtaagtggtatgagtagtaatgggccaccaaggaactactgtggagtACTGGAAGtggatttaaagacatgtgctaaaaggacaaaattgagggtctacatcTCCCCTCTTATAATCCGTTAAAGATTCTGCTATTGCCATAGCAGTGGTTAAGTCTTGAACGCCTCGGCGCCTTAATTCCTGctcggcccacccttgcaggttgtccatgaagttgaatagcaactcctcctgagtcatgttaggaatctcaagcatgagcgaagagaattccttgacatagtcgcgTATTGAGCCTGTGTGCTTAAGACGCcgcatgtttttcctagccaggtaagccacgtcctccgggtagaactgcctcttgatctccctcctgaagtcctcccacgtctctatggtgcaaatgcctttctccatatcggcaaaccttcgacgccaccatagagtagctgtgtcagtaaggtagagggtCGCAGTTCTCACCTTAGCCGCCTCATCCGTCAATGCGATAGCTtcgaagtatcgctccatatgccataagaagttatccaactccttggcatcccgcttgccactaaacccatgtggcttcggcacctccaccctagatgcctcctgtgtggccatgacccgAGCTGATACAGCGGTCTTATAGATGGCCAACTCTTGTCGAATCTCTTGGTCTCGGGCCTCCACTCGTGCAGTCaaggcctccatccttgactccacactagcgaacatgctcatgaccttgtcttggaaggacatgaactcctcGTGTGACACCGGCTGAACTTGCGAGACCAGGACCCCctcgcgaaggtcttggatctgctcccttagatcctctaagcccttctccatgccttgctcgatcaagtccaccccttcatgggtgtctgccatggctagctccaccttggctaaccttgcctccatgttggcaacaACATCACGAGATGTATCCTTCTTACCTCTGCCcctgccccgtgcagtaggctcggcctccctcccacgggtttgttcgctagtctcctccacgttagagcccgacatgcttccctTATGCCCGCTTCGTAGCcacgctctgataccacttgtcacggacttagtcgttcactaagctcgtgcggcacttaggcaagtcaagacgcttgatcttgctaagtcagccttgatccccaatgcttagcttgctcggctaagacactcgcgactcgaaagctaaagagcttagtaggcaactccttaaagaatgaaagctttattatctcaagaaagcctttacaagtgcttggatgctcacttgcttggtgccttggccaaatgaggccctcacctatttataggcaccaatggaactctctagaaccttggagggttccttacaattcatgaatattctagaatgtcctacactattctagaatattcaagagacttctagatttctctagaaagctttggacccttctcatgccttctaccatagtgtagagttgtgtggacttctctaggcatttctagaaccttccacactcttcccactagtggctaagtgtggatgtctccaagggtctctagaagcttctcacctcctataagccatggggagggtcatttgaagcatcttgtgacagtATACTTAGTTATTTTCAAAGGATTGCGGTGAGGATATTAATTTGGAGCTTTCTGGCATGGCAGTATCTTCCTTTCATGTCGGTCATTGCTGGCCTCCACAGAATTAGACAGCCCAATAAGCCCATTGTGATCATTATCACATTAACAATCCAAATAGTACcgaattattttgaaataataagaGGGCGTAGCATCAATCCTTTTCTTGTAAACAGTTTGATCCATCCGAAATCTGTGGTATGATTTTTGAGTACGTGACTCTTCAATTATTGCTTCCAATGAAATTATACACTCAATGTCTTCAACTGTTTGATAAAAGATATGctttcttttagaaaaatgGTTGAACCAGCTCTCCTTCATAACTATGCGGCACATGCAATGTCTATATACATCCATACAGATCACAACAAGTACAAATTAGATATCATATGCCCCAGAACTTCACTTTAGTTTCTTGATTAAGTGCCATAGCAGAAACAGCAGTGACTGTAAAAATAACTCCTATAATCGCCATATTTCAGTTCCTTGAGCCAAAATGAAGAAGTAGACAAACTTACATGGTCTCCCATTTCCCAGCAGATATTTTCTCTGTATCTCCTTTTTAGGTCTGATTGCGTTACTGTTCCTTGTGTTAGATATATCCTGATTATTGGATGTGCTTATCTGAGatggaaataaaatatcatttttcaaactaGTTGTCTTGGTCGAAATTGCAATCCCTTAGTCGTGATGGGGTTGCCAACCTAATGTAGAAAgattcaacaataaaaaaataaaaaaataaaaaaataattgaaaaagaaagatgGGGAAGTAACCAGTCCAGAAGTCtcaataaaaaaagaacaatgaaaaaaaaaaaaaaaaagaagaggaggAAACAGGTGAGATGAGGCGAATGGAAAGAGTTAGCAAGAAGGAAATAAGGGCTGCGGAAGTCGTTGACATAAAACAAGGGTATATGCCATAATATGCCGGGATGATTCTGGGGTAACAGGGAATTATATAGCGGACTACTCTCTTCATTTTCTCCATCTCCAGGACAGCCTTGTCTATGTTCCTTCTCCTCCATTAGTTCTAAAAGCTGGTAAGACTATCACTCATTTTCCTAAttaaactttcttttatatatgtatatataagaaaaacGCTATTCCTGTCAAATATTTTTGCCAAATAGCTTTGTGGATGCAGACGATGGCATGAAATATGGGGCGTAAGGTCTTTCGCAAAATCAAATGCATTTTGCCACATTTATATGATAAGTAGACCTATACCATAAAAACAATTCGGGATGCATTGCATTGcgtgatattaaaaacattgtAGCGATTTCCTTGTTTACTGGTGCAGGTGAGACCCTGGCCCTTATCGGGTAATGACAATGAAGGTGACCATAAGATATACCCCACCCTTTCTCTTATGGGGATTTCAGAGCTCTATATCCAACCAAAAGATATCTTTTTCATGGCCTTCCTTTTCAAACCTTGGCATGAATATGAATATATGATGCCGTTGGTATACTAGCTTTTGGTTTGTAGTCTTTTAAATCTTCTTACGGGTTCATGTATCTGGATTGATAATATAAGGGGGGAGAACGCAAGACTAAATGAATGTAATAGACTTCATCTCCTTCTTGTTCTTATGCAGGATATCTTTATAGATCTGTTGGAAGAGGACTACTAGTAGTAGATATAGCCATGGCTGGAGAACAATTGCAAGTGCTTAATGCACTCGATTTGGCAAAGACTCAATGGTACCATTTCACTGCAATTGTGATTGCCGGAATGGGTTTCTTTACAGATGCGTATGATCTATTTAGCATCTCCCTCGTAACCAAATTACTCGGCCGTATATACTACCATGTTGATGGTGCAGCAAAGCCAGGCATATTACCTCCCAATGTTTCAGCTGCTGTCAATGGCGTTGCACTGTGTGGCACCCTAGCTGGCCAGCTCTTCTTTGGCTGGCTTGGTGACAAAATGGGCAGAAAGAGCGTCTATGGCATGACCCTTATTCTCATGGTCGTTTGCTCCATTGCCTCTGGACTTTCCTTTGGAGATGAGCCGAAGGCTGTCATAGCCACACTTTGTTTCTTCCGGTTCTGGCTTGGCTTTGGCATTGGTGGTGATTATCCCCTTTCTGCCACCATCATGTCGGAGTACGCGAACAAGAAGACTCGTGGGGCCTTTATTGCTGCAGTTTTCGCCATGCAGGGCTTTGGAATTTTGGCTGGTGGAATAGTTTCACTCATTGTCTCAGCTGCATTTGATCACAAGTTCAAGGCTCCGTCCTACCAACTAGATCCAGTTGGCTCCACTGTGCCACAAGCTGATTATATCTGGCGCATTATTTTGATGTTTGGAGCTGTGCCTGCTGGTCTGACTTACTACTGGCGAATGAAGATGCCTGAGACAGCTCGATACACCGCCCTCGTTGCCAAGAATGCGAAGAAGGCAGCTGCTGACATGTCTAAGGTGTTGCAAGTGGACATTGAAGCCGAAGAGTCCAAGGTGGAGAAGCTGGCAACGGAACCTACCAATTCTTTTGGTTTATTCTCCAAGGAATTTGCCAAAAGACACGGCCTTCATTTGATTGGAACCACTACTACTTGGTTCTTGCTGGACATTGCTTTCTACAGTCAAAATCTTTTCCAGAAGGACATTTTCAGCGCAATTGGGTGGATTCCAAAAGCCGAGACCATGAATGCAGTTCAAGAGGTTTATAGAATAGCAAAGGCTCAAACCTTAATTGCACTATGCAGTACTGTTCCTGGGTACTGGTTTACAGTGGCTCTCATTGATTATATGGGAAGGTTTGCTATTCAACTCATGGGTTTTTTCTTCATGACCGTCTTCATGTTTGCGCTTGCTATTCCTTACCATCATTGGACTTTAAAGCCCAACCGAATTGGATTCGTCGTAATATACTCATTCACCTTCTTCTTTGCAAATTTTGGACCCAATGCAACCACCTTTGTTGTGCCAGCAGAAATTTTCCCTGCAAGGCTAAGGTCAACTTGCCACGGAATATCTGCAGCATCTGGGAAGGCTGGTGCCATAATTGGGGCGTTTGGCTTCCTATATGCCGCCCAAAACCAAGACAAAACCAAGACAGATGCAGGCTACCCACCTGGTATTGGAGTAAAAAATTCGCTCATTGTGCTCGGGGTAGTCAACTTCTTGGGGATGCTCTTTACTTTCTTGGTCCCGGAACCAAAGGGAAAATCATTGGAGGAGTTGACAGGAGAGAATGATCAAGAGGATAGACCTCAAGTGGACCAGCAGTCCCCTTCTACCAGGACTGGTCCAGTCTAGTTATTTGGTTGAATTTTACAAGCATGGAGACCAAGATAGATCAAAGCTACGTCTCAAGTTGCTTTTATATTTCTGTGCAATGAAATAAGGTAAATATTTGCTTTGAATACTTGAATTCAGAGCAACTATATCCCATGTTTTTTACTTTGTTTGGAAGATGGTATatgtaattatatttatatacgTTTCTTTACTTCTCTTCTGGTTTGATGGATTTTAAGAAAAGTACTTAATTGGTTTGTGTGGAAATATATTCTCTTCGTAattatgtatgtatatatgtatatataagaCTGCGCATGCATGTCTACCTAGTTAGATGAGGGTAAATAGATAGTCCTAGATTTAATCCCAAACTCAAATTTGATTATCAATTTTGATTTATCCCTTTTGGATTAATTATTTAGTGAGAGTTCATCAATCttacataaatataaataaaatagatcaCACAAAGTTATATGAGATATAACATGGAAAAACCATTTAGCAACTTATTATATCGTATCTCTCACTTGCTAAATAATTCACCAAATATGATAAGATAATACACAAATTTACCTAATTGAATGTGTCTATCTCTAGGGTCTTAGATCAGATCGGTAGCACTCACACCAATTTTCCACGCCTCTAATGCAATACTCTCTTATGCCCCTTTATGGATCATTTGAAGCCCTCATAGAAGTTTTACACCAAGAATTTTTTACCTTTGCTGAATCTGAAAGGTACTTTCAAGATAGGTTTTGAGAGTTTGACAATCGGAGGTTCAAGATTTTGATAAATGATTATCTCACAACCCTAAACATCAAATATGGAGTTTCCCCACTTTAAAACATTTCAAACGCAGATATTTTAGAGTCAACTAAAGTGGGAACACCAAAAACTAGTTGGGCGTTCAAATGCTTGAGTATTTGAATGCTCACCCATAAAcctatctttctctctctttctccctctcAATTTTTTTCGATTATTTCCATTACTCTATCTCTTTTAATTTAGAACCATGCATTAGTCATTCTAAAGTTAACTTTACTAATCCAAAAAGggatacttaaaaaaattattttatgatgtttttgtaaaacaagagcctatttatgaatttgaaacgtttttaatctgtttttatatttatataattatttttttaaaacaacccttaaaaaataagtaaaaacaattaaaagatattatgatatatataaaaggataaaatactattttatattttttgactGGAAACATCACTTAGCAAGAAAACTTGGTTTTTAAAACAGGAGATGTAGAAATTAAAGCCATGCCTATCATTTCATGTTACGCGCTTTCCCATGTGGTGACAATGGCCATAAGCCGTCGACTAACTTCTCTCTTTCACTTCATATGATTATGAAGTATATAAGAAACATTGGTTTATTATTTGACATACTTCCAAAAATCATCTCATCATGGTGCCTTAATACTTTCCATTTTCCAGATTCACTATTCCCTTTCTTTGAATATCAATGCTTATACATCCATCATATACCAGAATGACATTTGTCCCTTCGACATACTTCTCCATCTATGGACATTTTTGTTGCTCTCTTATGCCTATTTGTAAGTTTTTCTTAATTTGCTTCTAATTGGATTTAGTGGCGAAACGAACAATTTGATTCAAGGGACAACTTTTAATGCATATCCAATGGTCAAGACTTGTCATTATTAGGGAAGCATTATGAGTCTTATGTTCGAATCCTCCTATCCCaagaagttaatttttttttttttcaaacgtTTTAGATCATACTTGGCTTCACCAATGATTGGATTCCTTATCgaaatttaatcaaataaaagaagTGAATCTCACAAGAAATCCATGTTGAATTTGGAGGAAGAAATAAATGATGACTATGTGTGTTTTTTCTTACTTAAATCTAAGCTAATAATTAATACAAAACAATTCCTCCTTAAAGTCAGAAATAATGACTTTAAATAGATTGCGTAAGCCTCTTATATTAATCATCTGTTCTAAAATAAGACTtgtaacttttttcttttttactaatTATATTATCCCTTCACAAGCATCAATGCttccaaaaatttaaattccaaacCAAATCTCTTAGTTTATGGAAAAACCAAATGCCGCATTTGACTTCCAAAGATGTTTAGGTGTAATTGGTTGATGCTGAATAATTTGTATGCTGGTGTGAAACCTCAGCAAATATGCTAAATGAAAATAGTTGTTTATCATGCCCACCTCACTCCAACATATCAATAGTCAATTCTTTGGCAAGAAGCTTGGCGTGGATATTATGCAATATGACAATGACAATTGAGTAGATTATTGTGTCATCATCACCAAGTTGCGTCGTCAGGCCGCAATGCTATACCATTAAGCAACTGGGTTTGTTACATCTCAACCGCTTGGATTAGCTGAATATCCTCACCATCGTTAATGATGG
This region of Vitis vinifera cultivar Pinot Noir 40024 chromosome 5, ASM3070453v1 genomic DNA includes:
- the LOC100263056 gene encoding inorganic phosphate transporter 1-4-like, whose protein sequence is MAGEQLQVLNALDLAKTQWYHFTAIVIAGMGFFTDAYDLFSISLVTKLLGRIYYHVDGAAKPGILPPNVSAAVNGVALCGTLAGQLFFGWLGDKMGRKSVYGMTLILMVVCSIASGLSFGDEPKAVIATLCFFRFWLGFGIGGDYPLSATIMSEYANKKTRGAFIAAVFAMQGFGILAGGIVSLIVSAAFDHKFKAPSYQLDPVGSTVPQADYIWRIILMFGAVPAGLTYYWRMKMPETARYTALVAKNAKKAAADMSKVLQVDIEAEESKVEKLATEPTNSFGLFSKEFAKRHGLHLIGTTTTWFLLDIAFYSQNLFQKDIFSAIGWIPKAETMNAVQEVYRIAKAQTLIALCSTVPGYWFTVALIDYMGRFAIQLMGFFFMTVFMFALAIPYHHWTLKPNRIGFVVIYSFTFFFANFGPNATTFVVPAEIFPARLRSTCHGISAASGKAGAIIGAFGFLYAAQNQDKTKTDAGYPPGIGVKNSLIVLGVVNFLGMLFTFLVPEPKGKSLEELTGENDQEDRPQVDQQSPSTRTGPV